One stretch of Enterococcus mundtii DNA includes these proteins:
- a CDS encoding PcfJ domain-containing protein, whose amino-acid sequence MNMINLNELFEDISNHFQQFSFEDNDELMRLFQLEKEENYLTFICLDGKIIDPKESIIISHLRRFKNYISKNKETISEIKFDGTTNLEYLVRVNYQRKQRLIEDDQGFQIYGGEEYDCLKFIQLKFESIGRSIYLSTQPFYVHYNDSQHLFLQDEANGFTILERRRKKQIVLSYESSLTFMDCSCESIFKKINPFIEEMMGEKDSLPFTWAEIIKAKNKYELLCKKYPSKRFTKKVNKYPLRYTYALIKLRPRVTSKQFRKIEAAMEQKDNDLFPSEIFMFSRKNSREFVKDLLISYVQKCILPSFATIILSDLIDMSFSLNKKLEFNFKTERGLSRQHNQIVEEYNLKQAKRIKIFKLKQNGKYRLLIKHLRSHPYFTLIETNKELLLEGLTMHHCVYSYLGKIQRGGSTIWKYERKKHRYTVEIEKRKYGNYEVVQCYGKYDSLPDKQELDEIKKVVEAIPYK is encoded by the coding sequence ATGAATATGATCAATTTAAACGAATTGTTTGAAGATATCAGTAATCACTTTCAACAGTTCTCATTTGAAGATAACGATGAATTGATGCGATTATTCCAATTAGAAAAAGAAGAAAACTATCTGACATTTATTTGTCTTGATGGAAAAATTATTGATCCTAAAGAATCAATAATCATTTCCCATTTACGACGATTCAAAAATTATATCAGTAAAAATAAAGAAACTATTTCAGAAATAAAATTTGATGGAACAACGAATTTAGAATATTTAGTAAGAGTCAATTATCAAAGAAAGCAACGACTGATAGAAGATGATCAAGGATTTCAAATCTATGGTGGTGAAGAATATGATTGTCTGAAATTTATTCAACTAAAATTTGAAAGTATCGGTCGATCTATTTATTTAAGCACACAACCATTTTATGTCCATTATAATGATTCTCAACATTTGTTTTTGCAAGATGAAGCAAATGGTTTTACTATTTTAGAACGAAGAAGGAAAAAACAAATTGTATTATCTTACGAGAGTTCTCTCACATTCATGGATTGTTCCTGTGAATCAATATTTAAAAAAATCAATCCGTTTATTGAAGAAATGATGGGAGAAAAAGATTCATTACCTTTCACTTGGGCTGAAATTATAAAAGCAAAAAATAAATATGAATTGTTGTGTAAGAAGTACCCATCAAAAAGATTTACTAAAAAAGTAAACAAATATCCTCTACGTTATACTTATGCGTTGATCAAGTTAAGACCAAGAGTAACCAGCAAACAGTTTAGAAAAATAGAAGCTGCGATGGAACAAAAAGACAATGATCTTTTTCCTTCAGAAATATTTATGTTTTCAAGGAAGAACAGTCGTGAATTCGTAAAAGACTTATTAATTAGTTATGTTCAAAAATGTATTTTACCAAGTTTTGCAACAATTATTTTGTCTGATTTAATCGACATGAGTTTTTCTTTAAATAAGAAACTCGAATTCAATTTTAAAACAGAACGAGGATTATCAAGACAACATAATCAAATTGTTGAAGAATATAATTTGAAGCAAGCTAAAAGAATAAAAATATTTAAATTAAAACAGAACGGTAAATACAGGTTACTTATCAAACATTTACGAAGTCATCCTTATTTTACTTTGATTGAAACAAATAAGGAACTCTTACTAGAAGGATTAACTATGCATCATTGTGTGTATAGCTATTTAGGAAAAATACAAAGAGGTGGTTCTACTATTTGGAAATATGAACGAAAGAAGCATCGTTATACAGTTGAGATAGAGAAAAGAAAATATGGAAATTATGAAGTGGTGCAATGTTATGGAAAATACGATTCATTGCCAGATAAACAAGAACTTGATGAAATCAAAAAGGTCGTTGAAGCCATTCCGTACAAATGA